The following proteins come from a genomic window of Sphaerisporangium rubeum:
- a CDS encoding sigma-70 family RNA polymerase sigma factor, producing the protein MRNVTEGCVADAKAGVRLATRSDESDLRDLTSLAVQGDRSAIESLLGRLRPMVVRYCRARLGRVSGHYHIADDVAQEVCIAVLAALPRYRDMGRPFASFVFGIASHKVADALRSSVRSAVPTQDLPDGPDQGPGPEETVVRYIEAEHARALLSRLPDNQRELIILRVVSGLSAEETGNVLGMSPGAVRVAQHRALARLRAMAELESIA; encoded by the coding sequence ATGCGTAACGTGACCGAGGGATGCGTCGCCGACGCCAAGGCCGGGGTAAGGCTTGCGACGAGATCGGATGAGTCCGACCTCAGGGATCTGACGAGCCTTGCCGTGCAGGGGGATCGCAGCGCGATCGAATCATTGCTGGGCCGCTTGCGGCCCATGGTGGTGCGCTATTGCCGCGCCAGGCTCGGCCGGGTCTCCGGTCATTACCACATAGCCGACGACGTGGCCCAGGAGGTGTGCATCGCGGTCCTGGCCGCGCTGCCGCGTTACCGGGACATGGGCCGGCCGTTCGCGTCGTTCGTCTTCGGCATCGCCTCGCACAAGGTGGCGGACGCGCTGCGCAGCTCGGTGCGGTCCGCCGTGCCGACCCAGGACCTGCCGGACGGTCCCGACCAGGGGCCGGGGCCGGAGGAGACCGTGGTGCGGTACATCGAGGCCGAGCACGCGCGAGCGCTGCTGTCCCGCCTTCCCGACAACCAGCGTGAGCTGATCATCTTGCGCGTGGTGTCAGGACTGTCGGCGGAGGAGACGGGTAACGTACTCGGTATGTCACCAGGTGCGGTTCGCGTCGCTCAGCATCGGGCCCTGGCCAGGTTGCGTGCGATGGCCGAGCTGGAGTCGATAGCTTGA
- a CDS encoding DUF5319 family protein: MLEDVPRDPFADDPNDPTAVLGESAPCEPLTLAEREEALTDLADVEVFRSLLEPRGILGLCLDCPECGEQHYFGWDLLRGNLRQMINHGRPQVHEPAFEPDPAHYVSWEYARGYVDGVIDTEESR, encoded by the coding sequence GTGCTGGAAGATGTCCCCCGCGATCCGTTCGCGGACGACCCGAACGACCCCACGGCGGTGCTCGGCGAGTCCGCCCCCTGCGAGCCGCTGACCTTGGCGGAGCGCGAGGAGGCCCTCACCGACCTCGCCGACGTCGAGGTCTTTCGCTCGCTGCTCGAACCGCGGGGCATCCTCGGCCTGTGCCTGGACTGCCCTGAATGCGGTGAACAACACTACTTCGGGTGGGATCTCCTGCGGGGGAACCTGCGCCAGATGATCAACCACGGACGGCCCCAGGTCCACGAGCCGGCCTTCGAGCCCGACCCGGCCCACTACGTGAGCTGGGAATACGCGCGAGGCTACGTCGACGGCGTGATCGACACCGAGGAGAGCCGCTGA
- the guaB gene encoding IMP dehydrogenase — MARFTEQGLTFDDVLLVPAYSDLNPGDADTTTRLSRSITLRVPLVSAAMDTVTEARMAVAMARQGGIGILHRNLSIEDQAQQADLVKRSEAGMVTNPVTCAPDDTLADVERLCAKYRISGVPVTDHSGVLVGIVTNRDMRFEGDHERPVREVMTPMPLVTAPEGVPRDEAFRLLRDNKVEKLPLVDAGGRLRGLITVKDFTKSEQYPLATKDARGRLVVGAAVGVAGDAEKRAQALIEAGVDVIVVDTAHGHSRGVCDMVAKIKASSQVDVIGGNVATRAGAQALIDAGADAVKVGVGPGSICTTRVVAGVGAPQVTAIHEASLAAGPAGVPVIGDGGLQYSGDIAKALAAGADTVMLGSLLAGCEESPGELIFINGKQFKSYRGMGSLGAVRNRERGGSYSKDRYFQETVASEDKYIPEGIEGQVPYRGPVAAVAHQLVGGLRQGMWYTGSRTIAELHQNGQLMPITAAGLKESHPHDIQMTVEAPNYHGR, encoded by the coding sequence GTGGCCAGGTTCACCGAGCAGGGACTGACGTTCGACGACGTGCTCCTTGTGCCCGCGTACTCCGATCTCAACCCCGGGGACGCGGACACCACCACCCGCCTGTCGCGCTCGATCACGCTACGGGTCCCGCTGGTCTCGGCCGCGATGGACACGGTCACCGAGGCCCGCATGGCGGTGGCCATGGCCAGGCAGGGCGGCATCGGCATCCTGCACCGCAACCTGTCGATCGAGGACCAGGCGCAGCAGGCCGACCTGGTGAAGCGCTCCGAGGCCGGCATGGTCACCAACCCCGTGACGTGCGCGCCTGACGACACGCTCGCCGACGTCGAGCGGCTGTGCGCCAAGTACCGCATCTCGGGTGTGCCGGTCACCGACCACAGCGGTGTGCTCGTCGGCATCGTCACCAACCGCGACATGCGGTTCGAGGGTGACCACGAGCGGCCGGTGCGCGAGGTCATGACCCCCATGCCGCTGGTCACCGCGCCTGAGGGTGTGCCGCGGGACGAGGCGTTCCGGCTGCTGCGCGACAACAAGGTCGAGAAGCTGCCGCTCGTGGACGCCGGGGGCCGGCTGCGCGGCCTGATCACCGTGAAAGATTTCACCAAGAGCGAGCAGTATCCCCTCGCGACCAAGGACGCGCGCGGCCGTCTGGTGGTCGGCGCGGCGGTGGGGGTCGCCGGTGACGCCGAGAAGCGCGCGCAGGCCCTCATCGAGGCCGGTGTGGACGTCATCGTGGTCGACACCGCGCACGGCCACTCGCGCGGGGTGTGCGACATGGTCGCCAAGATCAAGGCCAGCTCGCAGGTGGACGTCATCGGCGGCAACGTCGCGACCCGCGCCGGCGCGCAGGCCCTCATCGACGCCGGCGCCGACGCCGTCAAGGTCGGTGTGGGTCCCGGCTCCATCTGCACCACCCGCGTCGTGGCCGGCGTCGGCGCGCCGCAGGTGACGGCGATCCACGAGGCGTCGCTGGCGGCCGGTCCGGCCGGCGTCCCGGTGATCGGCGACGGCGGCCTGCAGTACTCCGGCGACATCGCCAAGGCACTCGCCGCCGGCGCGGACACCGTGATGCTCGGTTCGCTGCTCGCCGGCTGCGAGGAGTCACCCGGTGAGCTGATCTTCATCAACGGCAAGCAGTTCAAGTCGTACCGCGGCATGGGCTCGCTCGGCGCGGTGCGCAACCGTGAGCGCGGCGGCTCCTACAGCAAGGACCGCTACTTCCAGGAGACCGTCGCCAGCGAGGACAAGTACATCCCCGAGGGCATCGAGGGCCAGGTCCCCTACCGCGGCCCGGTCGCCGCCGTCGCGCACCAGCTCGTCGGCGGCCTGCGCCAGGGCATGTGGTACACCGGCTCGCGCACCATCGCCGAGCTCCACCAGAACGGCCAGTTGATGCCGATCACCGCCGCGGGCCTCAAGGAGAGCCACCCCCACGACATCCAGATGACCGTCGAGGCCCCCAATTACCACGGCCGCTGA